One genomic window of Tachypleus tridentatus isolate NWPU-2018 chromosome 12, ASM421037v1, whole genome shotgun sequence includes the following:
- the LOC143235340 gene encoding uncharacterized protein LOC143235340 isoform X10 → MCFADLRQLLDLFMTWDWSTYFHDYGQENSKYLRVNPQVAVVLLENFMLLESTVIFRHHRIPLSFLMLLFYYRHILREVLTKIIAHCTWICLIKSVRRITLVTSWTQFSSSSQGYHKSSQHSFHLCKFLRKF, encoded by the exons cTTCTAGATCTTTTCATGACATGGGACTGGTCAACCTACTTTCATGACTATGGACAAGAAAATAGCAAGTATTTAAGGGTAAACCCACAAGTTGCTGTAGTTCTGCTTGAAAA tttcatGCTTTTAGAATCAACAGTAATCTTCCGTCATCACAGGATTCCACTGTCTttcttgatgttactgttctattaCAGACATATCTTAAGGGAAGTGCTCACCAAGATTATTGCTCACTGCACCTGGATCTGCTTAATTAAAAGTGTGAGAAGGATAACTTTAGTGACATCTTGGACCCAGTTCTCCTCTAGTTCTCAGGGATATCATAAATCGTCAcaacatagttttcatctctgtaaattcctaagaaaattttaa